In a genomic window of Halalkalibacillus sediminis:
- a CDS encoding lipoate--protein ligase family protein — MEHSLLQFEKLRLIDHSDPDEAEILNSFAADDTLCLAASESDESAMRFWVHRPTVVLGIPDSRLPFIVKGLSYLVDHSYDTIIRNSGGLAVVLDEGILNVSLVFPDYKKYDIHDGYEAMVEFIQWLFKEYKSSIEAYEIETSYCPGTYDLSIGGKKFAGISQRRVKNASAVQVYLCVEGDGAERARLLKEFYERSIKGESTKFTYPEVDPDVMQSLEQLLQTPLTVEQVMKMITDKLTEHGVQVDHRPFNHQELEWFESRQKLMEDRNNKIKSSTDDTKRS; from the coding sequence ATGGAACACTCATTACTACAATTTGAAAAACTGAGACTGATTGATCATAGCGATCCAGATGAAGCTGAAATCCTGAATTCATTTGCCGCAGACGATACACTTTGCCTCGCTGCGAGTGAAAGTGATGAGTCAGCCATGCGCTTTTGGGTACATCGCCCAACAGTTGTGCTTGGAATCCCTGACAGCAGGCTCCCTTTTATAGTTAAAGGGCTTTCGTATCTGGTCGATCACTCATACGACACGATCATTCGTAACTCTGGTGGACTAGCCGTGGTTTTAGATGAAGGTATACTTAATGTCTCGCTCGTTTTCCCTGATTATAAAAAATACGACATACATGACGGATACGAAGCGATGGTTGAATTCATTCAATGGCTCTTCAAAGAGTACAAATCTTCCATTGAAGCATACGAAATCGAAACCTCTTACTGCCCAGGAACTTATGATTTGAGTATTGGTGGGAAAAAGTTCGCTGGTATTTCCCAACGGAGGGTAAAGAATGCATCCGCTGTACAAGTCTACTTATGCGTGGAGGGTGACGGAGCTGAGCGCGCTCGTCTTTTAAAAGAATTCTACGAGCGATCTATTAAAGGTGAATCCACAAAATTCACTTATCCGGAAGTTGACCCTGATGTGATGCAATCATTGGAGCAATTGTTGCAGACCCCTTTGACGGTCGAACAAGTGATGAAAATGATCACTGATAAACTGACCGAACATGGGGTACAAGTGGATCATCGACCTTTTAATCACCAAGAGCTCGAATGGTTCGAATCTAGACAGAAATTAATGGAAGACCGTAATAACAAAATCAAGTCATCAACCGACGACACAAAACGTTCATGA